The proteins below are encoded in one region of Balaenoptera acutorostrata chromosome 11, mBalAcu1.1, whole genome shotgun sequence:
- the EMG1 gene encoding ribosomal RNA small subunit methyltransferase NEP1 codes for MAAPGGGFQPRERRAAEQEEDWEAVTPKRPRLGAGSKIGGRRLIVVLEGASLETVKVGKTYELLNCDKHKSMLLKNGRDPGEVRPDIAHQSLLMLMDSPLNRAGLLQVYIHTQKNVLIEVNPQTRIPRTFDRFCGLMVQLLHKLSVRAADGPQKLLKVIKNPVSRHFPVGCMKIGTSFSVPVIGDVRELVPSSDPVVFVVGAFAHGRVDVEYTEKMVSISNYPLSAALTCAKLTTAFEEAWGVI; via the exons ATGGCAGCGCCCGGTGGTGGATTCCAACCTCGTGAGCGGCGCGCCGCGGAGCAGGAAGAAGACTGGGAGGCTGTGACGCCCAAGCGGCCCCGACTCGGGGCGGGAAGCAAGATCGGAGGCCGTAGGCTCATTGTGGTGCTGGAAGGGGCCAGTCTGGAGACAGTCAAG GTGGGGAAGACGTATGAGCTGCTCAACTGTGACAAGCATAAGTCCATGTTGCTGAAGAACGGACGGGACCCTGGGGAAGTGAGACCAGACATAGCTCACCAG AGTTTACTGATGCTGATGGACAGTCCCCTGAACCGGGCTGGCCTGCTACAGGTTTATATCCACACGCAGAAGAATGTGCTGATTGAAGTGAACCCCCAGACTCGAATTCCCAGAACCTTTGACCGCTTTTGTGGCCTCATGG TTCAGCTTTTACACAAACTCAGCGTTCGAGCAGCTGATGGCCCCCAGAAGCTCTTGAAG gTGATTAAGAATCCAGTGTCACGTCACTTCCCAGTTGGGTGTATGAAAATCGGCACTTCTTTTTCTGTCCCGGTCATCGGCGATGTGCGGGAGCTGGTGCCCAGCAGCGACCCTGTTGTCTTTGTGGTGGGGGCCTTCGCCCACGGCAGG GTGGACGTGGAGTACACAGAGAAGATGGTGTCCATCAGCAACTACCCCCTCTCTGCTGCCCTCACCTGTGCAAAGCTCACCACAGCCTTTGAAGAAGCCTGGGGGGTCATTTGA
- the PHB2 gene encoding prohibitin-2 — MAQNLKDLAGRLPSGPRGMGTALKLLLGAGAVAYGVRESVFTVEGGQRAIFFNRIGGVQQDTILAEGLHFRIPWFQYPIIYDIRARPRKISSPTGSKDLQMVNISLRVLSRPNALELPSMYQRLGLDYEERVLPSIVNEVLKSVVAKFNASQLITQRAQVSLLIRRELTERAKDFSLILDDVAITELSFSREYTAAVEAKQVAQQEAQRAQFLVEKAKQEQRQKIVQAEGEAEAAKMLGEALGKNPGYIKLRKIRAAQNISKTIATSQNRIYLTADNLVLNLQDESFTR; from the exons ATGGCCCAGAACTTGAAGGACTTAGCGGGACGGCTGCCCTCCGGGCCCCGGGGCATGGGCACGGCGCTGAAGCTGCTGCTGGGGGCCGGCGCCGTGGCCTACGGCGTCCGCGAGTCGGTGTTCACCG tggaaggagGGCAGAGAGCCATTTTCTTTAATCGGATCGGAGGCGTGCAGCAGGACACCATTCTGGCCGAGGGCCTTCACTTCAG GATCCCCTGGTTCCAGTACCCCATCATCTATGACATTCGCGCCAGACCCCGAAAAATTTCCTCCCCCACAGGCTCCAAAG ACCTGCAGATGGTGAACATCTCCCTGCGGGTGCTGTCCAGACCCAACGCCCTGGAGCTTCCCAGCATGTACCAGCGCCTGGGGCTGGACTACGAGGAGCGAGTGTTGCCGTCCATCGTCAACGAGGTGCTCAAGAGCGTGGTGGCCAAGTTCAATGCCTCCCAGCTCATCACCCAGCGGGCCCAG GTGTCCTTGTTGATCCGACGGGAGCTGACAGAGAGGGCCAAGGACTTCAGCCTCATACTGGACGATGTAGCCATCACTGAGCTGAGCTTTAGCCGAGAATACACGGCTGCTGTAGAAGCTAAACAAGTGG CCCAGCAGGAGGCCCAGCGGGCCCAGTTCTTGGTGGAAAAAGCGAAGCAGGAGCAGAGGCAGAAGATCGTGCAGGCCGAGGGTGAGGCTGAGGCCGCCAAGATG CTGGGAGAAGCTCTGGGCAAGAACCCAGGCTACATCAAGCTGCGCAAGATTCGGGCAGCCCAGAACATCTCCAAGACG ATCGCCACATCACAGAATCGTATCTATCTCACTGCTGACAACCTTGTGCTGAACCTGCAGGATGAAAGTTTCACCCGGTGA